The following proteins are co-located in the Anoplopoma fimbria isolate UVic2021 breed Golden Eagle Sablefish chromosome 18, Afim_UVic_2022, whole genome shotgun sequence genome:
- the ginm1 gene encoding glycoprotein integral membrane protein 1 isoform X2: MSREERLDNSRACALNASCSMFLFQPTLSSVCYHKMETAGVTIAVSVISLLFASVSCSELSPRQLNTENILINVTAGTLADTQLQDSSNLQINLNISVGEEQVLVNDIPVELSGVTRFNCQALLYGINGTSEFESGEVVSTVTRVMVSQNRLYSDSEEVVALQVFSEVIEMEGKEVQQPDMCEVKILMSPDFQKLAQFTNIYPIGHSEIFRVPRENDVVVTDPPNPRKDEEQLMSQTTSQYPLKHTETTQEEIAAPGKLPETPLRMDPDLLYDVKYDDDFDVKEPSQPDQIQMETPPKESLSSYSAMCQWVEGVRERLRRFSSESLPLFFLVMWVVVIGVVGSAVIVKILDMFFPTCEHKHIFHINPVTLMPEDEKHTLLESIELEAEEEEEKKP; encoded by the exons ATGTCGCGAGAAGAGCGTTTGGATAATTCCCGCGCATGCGCACTCAACGCGTCTTgctcaatgtttttgtttcaaccaACGCTGTCGTCTGTCTGTTATCACAAGATGGAAACGGCAGGTGTAACGATAGCAGTCAGTGTGATCTCCCTTCTGTTCGCCTCAGTGTCGTGCTCAGAGTTGTCGCCCAGGCAACTGAATACG GAAAACATCCTGATCAACGTGACGGCGGGGACACTTGCGGACACACAGCTGCAAGACTCCAGCAACTTGCAG ATCAACTTAAACATATCGGTGGGCGAAGAGCAGGTGTTGGTCAATGACATCCCAGTAGAGCTGTCGGGGGTCACCAGGTTCAACTGTCAAGCTCTTCTCT ACGGCATTAATGGAACTAGTGAGTTTGAGTCCGGGGAAGTGGTGTCCACTGTCACTCGGGTGATGGTGAGCCAGAACCGGCTATACAGCGACTCAGAGGAGGTGGTGGCTCTGCAGGTGTTCAGTGAAGTGATAGAGATGGAAGGCAAAGAG GTCCAGCAGCCTGACATGTGTGAGGTGAAAATCCTGATGAGCCCAGATTTCCAGAAGCTTGCTCAGTTTACCAACATCTACCCAATCGGACACAGTGAGATCTTCAGGGTTCCCCGGGAGAACGACGTGGTTGTCACAGATCCGCCAAATCCCAGAAAAG ACGAAGAACAGCTGATGTCCCAGACCACCAGCCAGTACCCCCTGAAGCACACGGAGACCACGCAGGAGGAGATCGCAGCACCGGGAAAGCTCCCGGAGACTCCGCTTCGCATGGACCCCGACCTGTTGTACGATGTCAAATACGATGATGACTTTGACGTCAAAGAGCCGAGCCAGCCGGACCAGATTCAGATGGAAACGCCCCCCAAAGAATCTTTATCCTCTTACTCT GCCATGTGTCAGTGGGTGGAGGGAGTGAGGGAACGTCTGAGGCGCTTCAGCTCCGAGTCGCTGCCTCTTTTCTTCCTGGTGATGTGGGTGGTGGTGATCGGCGTCGTCGGGTCAGCGGTCATCGTAAAGATCTTGGACATGTTCTTCCCGACTTGTGAACACAA gcacatttttcacataaacCCTGTCACTCTCATGCCTGAGGACGAGAAGCACACTCTGCTAGAGAGCATAGAATTagaggcagaagaagaagaagagaagaagccTTGA
- the ginm1 gene encoding glycoprotein integral membrane protein 1 isoform X1: MSREERLDNSRACALNASCSMFLFQPTLSSVCYHKMETAGVTIAVSVISLLFASVSCSELSPRQLNTENILINVTAGTLADTQLQDSSNLQINLNISVGEEQVLVNDIPVELSGVTRFNCQALLLDGINGTSEFESGEVVSTVTRVMVSQNRLYSDSEEVVALQVFSEVIEMEGKEVQQPDMCEVKILMSPDFQKLAQFTNIYPIGHSEIFRVPRENDVVVTDPPNPRKDEEQLMSQTTSQYPLKHTETTQEEIAAPGKLPETPLRMDPDLLYDVKYDDDFDVKEPSQPDQIQMETPPKESLSSYSAMCQWVEGVRERLRRFSSESLPLFFLVMWVVVIGVVGSAVIVKILDMFFPTCEHKHIFHINPVTLMPEDEKHTLLESIELEAEEEEEKKP, translated from the exons ATGTCGCGAGAAGAGCGTTTGGATAATTCCCGCGCATGCGCACTCAACGCGTCTTgctcaatgtttttgtttcaaccaACGCTGTCGTCTGTCTGTTATCACAAGATGGAAACGGCAGGTGTAACGATAGCAGTCAGTGTGATCTCCCTTCTGTTCGCCTCAGTGTCGTGCTCAGAGTTGTCGCCCAGGCAACTGAATACG GAAAACATCCTGATCAACGTGACGGCGGGGACACTTGCGGACACACAGCTGCAAGACTCCAGCAACTTGCAG ATCAACTTAAACATATCGGTGGGCGAAGAGCAGGTGTTGGTCAATGACATCCCAGTAGAGCTGTCGGGGGTCACCAGGTTCAACTGTCAAGCTCTTCTCT TAGACGGCATTAATGGAACTAGTGAGTTTGAGTCCGGGGAAGTGGTGTCCACTGTCACTCGGGTGATGGTGAGCCAGAACCGGCTATACAGCGACTCAGAGGAGGTGGTGGCTCTGCAGGTGTTCAGTGAAGTGATAGAGATGGAAGGCAAAGAG GTCCAGCAGCCTGACATGTGTGAGGTGAAAATCCTGATGAGCCCAGATTTCCAGAAGCTTGCTCAGTTTACCAACATCTACCCAATCGGACACAGTGAGATCTTCAGGGTTCCCCGGGAGAACGACGTGGTTGTCACAGATCCGCCAAATCCCAGAAAAG ACGAAGAACAGCTGATGTCCCAGACCACCAGCCAGTACCCCCTGAAGCACACGGAGACCACGCAGGAGGAGATCGCAGCACCGGGAAAGCTCCCGGAGACTCCGCTTCGCATGGACCCCGACCTGTTGTACGATGTCAAATACGATGATGACTTTGACGTCAAAGAGCCGAGCCAGCCGGACCAGATTCAGATGGAAACGCCCCCCAAAGAATCTTTATCCTCTTACTCT GCCATGTGTCAGTGGGTGGAGGGAGTGAGGGAACGTCTGAGGCGCTTCAGCTCCGAGTCGCTGCCTCTTTTCTTCCTGGTGATGTGGGTGGTGGTGATCGGCGTCGTCGGGTCAGCGGTCATCGTAAAGATCTTGGACATGTTCTTCCCGACTTGTGAACACAA gcacatttttcacataaacCCTGTCACTCTCATGCCTGAGGACGAGAAGCACACTCTGCTAGAGAGCATAGAATTagaggcagaagaagaagaagagaagaagccTTGA
- the katna1 gene encoding katanin p60 ATPase-containing subunit A1: MSLREISENVKLAREYALLGNYSSASVLYHGLLEQIKKHVYTVRDSSFQQRWQQLWQEISEENRQVQEIMSTLESFQLDTTPAKPSTLDDFEIRPVHVEQRHSPGPVRRPANPYKDSKPPNNRLSVAVRAQQRHSPRGANGDKSKPSKGKEKKESKEAAGKAKDDKNKADVQEKEVKKFDGTGYDKDLIEALERDIISQNPNVKWDNIADLEDAKKLLKEAVVLPMWMPAFFKGIRRPWKGVLMVGPPGTGKTLLAKAVATECRTTFFNVSSSTLTSKYRGESEKLVRLLFEMARFYAPTTIFIDEIDSMCSRRGTSEEHEASRRVKAELLVQMDGVGGASENDDPSKMVMVLAATNFPWDIDEALRRRLEKRIYIPLPSTEGRVELLRINLTELELSSDVDLDKIAEKLEGYSGADITNVCRDASLMAMRRRIEGLTPEEIRNISRDEMHMPTTMEDFESAMKKVSKSVSATDLEKYEKWIEEFGSC, encoded by the exons ATGAGTCTACGAGAGATCAGCGAGAACGTGAAGCTGGCCCGCGAATACGCCTTGCTGGGAAACTACAGCTCTGCCAGCGTTCTTTACCACGGGTTGCTGGAACAAATCAAGAAGCATGTGTACACAGTGCGGGACAGCAGTTTTCAGCAGAGGTGGCAGCAG TTGTGGCAGGAAATCAGCGAAGAGAATCGACAAGTTCAGGAAATAATGTCGACTCTGGAGAGCTTTCAACTGGACACGACGCCCGCTAAACCCAGTACCCTTGACGATTTCGAAATAAGGCCTGTGCACGTAGAGCAGCG ACATTCTCCTGGTCCCGTCAGGCGGCCAGCCAACCCCTATAAAGACAGCAAACCTCCCAACAACAGGCTGAGCGTGGCTGTGAGGGCCCAGCAGAGGCACTCCCCTCGTGGGGCCAATGGGGACAAAAGCAAACCATCCAAAggcaaagagaagaaggagtCAAAGGAGGCTGCTGGTAAAGCAAAGGATGACAAG AACAAAGCAGATGTCCAGGAGAAAGAAGTGAAGAAGTTTGACGGGACAGGATACGATAAAGACCTCATAGAAGCTCTGGAGAGAGATATTATATCTCAGAATCCAAATGTAAAATG GGACAACATTGCAGACCTGGAAGATGCAAAAAAACTCCTGAAAGAGGCGGTCGTGTTGCCAATGTGGATGCCAGCATTTTTCAAAGGCATCAGAAGACCGTGGAAG ggAGTGCTTATGGTGGGACCTCCTGGCACGGGGAAAACACTTTTGGCCAAAGCAGTTGCCACCGAGTGCAGAACCACATTCTTTAACGTCTCCTCGTCCACTCTCACCTCCAAGTACAGAGGGGAGTCAGAGAAGCTAGTTCGCCTTCTCTTTGAAATG GCACGTTTTTACGCTCCCACTACGATCTTCATTGATGAAATTGACTCCATGTGCAGCCGTAGAGGGACTTCAGAGGAACACGAGGCCAGCCGGAGAGTCAAGGCAGAGCTACTGGTGCAGATGGATG GTGTTGGTGGAGCGTCAGAAAACGATGATCCATCAAAGATGGTGATGGTGCTGGCTGCCACCAACTTCCCGTGGGACATTGATGAGGCTCTGAGAAGACGGCTGGAGAAGAGGATCTACATTCCTCTGCCTTCAA CCGAAGGGCGAGTGGAGCTGCTCAGGATCAACCTGACGGAGCTGGAGCTGTCCAGTGATGTGGACTTGGACAAGATTGCGGAGAAGTTGGAGGGTTACTCAGGAGCCGACATTACCAATGTGTGCAG GGACGCCTCTCTGATGGCCATGAGACGGAGAATCGAGGGCCTCACGCCAGAGGAGATCCGTAACATCTCCCGGGACGAGATGCACATGCCCACCACCATGGAGGACTTTGAGTCCGCTATGAAGAAAGTGTCCAAATCCGTGTCTGCCACTGACCTGGAGAAGTATGAAAAGTGGATCGAAGAGTTTGGGTCCTGCTGA
- the LOC129107293 gene encoding tissue alpha-L-fucosidase-like: protein MSSHMRAGCILPILCVIPLLVWVPGCTARYEADWTSLDARPLPQWYDEAKVGIFVHWGVFSVPGFGRYSEWFWSWWKTDKVPANVLFMQKNYPPGFEYADFAPEFRAEFFDPNEWADIFKASGARYVVFTSKHHEGFANWPSATSFNWNSMDVGPHRDLVGELAAAVRKKSLHFGLYHSLFEWYNPLYLADRASGFKTQDFVAHKAIPELVDLVTSYKPDLIWSDGDWEAPDTYWNSTHFLAWLYNDSPIKDVVVTNDRWGKGCYCKHGGYYNCADRYTPGKLPDHKWEKCQSIDTLSWGYRRHMKLSELMDLPSIIKDMVYVVALGGNYLLNIGPMSDGMIAPVFEERLRGLGVWLGINGEAIYASKPWRVQTENSTVTVWYTAKNNTVNAIILGWPSKQLLQLAAPRVTGATKVTLMDYPDVPLKWAPLTPTAGLTILMPTMPASPANAWCLKLEGVV, encoded by the exons ATGTCCTCTCACATGCGAGCTGGATGTATTCTACctatactctgtgtaatacccCTCCTGGTGTGGGTACCTGGGTGCACAGCGCGCTATGAAGCAGACTGGACCAGTCTGGATGCCAGACCCCTGCCCCAGTGGTACGACGAGGCAAAGGTCGGGATTTTTGTCCACTGGGGAGTCTTCTCGGTCCCTGGCTTCGGGCGGTACAGTGAGTGGTTTTGGTCCTGGTGGAAGACGGATAAGGTCCCAGCTAATGTACTATTCATGCAGAAAAACTACCCCCCTGGCTTTGAGTATGCGGATTTTGCGCCCGAGTTTCGTGCAGAATTCTTTGATCCGAATGAGTGGGCGGATATATTCAAAGCCTCTGGAGCAAG GTATGTGGTATTCACATCCAAACACCATGAAGGATTCGCAAACTGGCCCTCAGCAACCTCCTTTAACTGGAACTCCATGGATGTAGGTCCTCATCGGGACCTGGTGGGAGAACTGGCTGCAGCTGTCAGGAAGAA GTCATTGCACTTTGGTCTGTACCACTCTCTATTTGAATGGTACAATCCCCTTTACTTGGCAGACCGAGCCTCTGGATTCAAGACTCAGGACTTTGTTGCCCATAAGGCTATTCCAGAGCTAGTGGACCTCGTGACCTCGTACAAACCTGATCTGATCTGGTCTGATGGGGACTGGGAAGCCCCAGACACCTACTGGAACTCTACCCACTTCCTGGCCTGGCTCTACAATGACAGCCCAATCAAA gATGTGGTGGTGACCAATGACAGGTGGGGAAAGGGCTGCTACTGCAAACATGGAGGCTACTACAACTGTGCTGACCGGTACACGCCTGGTAAACTTCCAGACCACAAATGGGAGAAGTGCCAGTCCATCGACACTCTTTCCTGGGGCTACCGAAGACACATGAAGCTAAGCGAGCTCATGGACCTGCCGTCCATCATAAAG gaCATGGTGTATGTTGTGGCACTGGGTGGGAACTACCTGCTGAACATTGGGCCCATGTCAGATGGCATGATTGCCCCAGTGTTTGAGGAGAGGCTGAGGGGACTTGGTGTCTGGTTGGGGATCAATGGGGAGGCAATCTATGCTTCCAAACCCTGGAGGGTCCAGACAGAGAACAGCACGGTCACTGTCTG GTACACTGCCAAAAACAATACCGTTAATGCCATTATCCTTGGCTGGCCGTCCAAACAACTCCTTCAGCTCGCAGCGCCAAGGGTGACTGGAGCCACAAAA GTTACACTTATGGACTATCCCGATGTACCTCTGAAGTGGGCACCGCTGACACCAACAGCTGGACTGACGATTCTTATGCCTACTATGCCAGCATCTCCTGCAAATGCCTGGTGCCTGAAACTGGAGGGAGTGGTCTAA